From a region of the Alnus glutinosa chromosome 1, dhAlnGlut1.1, whole genome shotgun sequence genome:
- the LOC133873628 gene encoding plastid-lipid-associated protein 6, chloroplastic, protein MPLFGSYLSSSPSRLSIHKQGLTHAVMASLTSLPHLPPFVSHSSSSSCSIRRLCPGKILTVTFMSPRRSRSGKRSLAPISAVDDVSVVDPPPPPRPPSWGDKSELIAFLKLKLLSAVSGLNRGLAANEDDLRKADAAAKEIEDVGGLVDLSVDLDKLQGRWKLIYSSAFSSRTLGGSRPGPPTGRLLPITLGQVFQRIDILSKDFDNIAEVELGAPWPLPPVEVTATLAHKFELIGSAKIKITFEKTTVKTTGNLSQLPPLELPRIPDNFRPPSNTGRGEFEVTYLDADTRITRGDKGEIRVFVIS, encoded by the exons ATGCCATTGTTTGGTTCGTACTTGTCTTCTTCCCCTTCTCGACTCTCAATCCACAAGCAGGGACTCACGCACGCAGTCATGGCCTCTCTAACCTCTCTTCCTCATCTGCCACCTTTTGTCTCTcactcttcatcttcttcttgttcaATTAGGCGCCTATGTCCCGGCAAAATTCTCACAGTCACATTCATGTCTCCAAGACGGTCTCGTTCGGGTAAGCGAAGCCTCGCCCCAATATCAGCCGTGGACGATGTTTCTGTAGTTGaccctccacctccacctcggCCACCGTCTTGGGGAGACAAGTCAGAGCTTATTGCTTTTTTGAAGCTCAAATTACTG AGTGCTGTTTCTGGGCTAAATAGAGGTCTTGCTGCAAATGAAGATGATCTCCGAAAGGCAGATGCCGCTGCCAAGGAGATTGAAGATGTTGGAGGACTGGTGGACCTCTCAGTTGATCTTGATAAATTGCAAGGGAGATGGAAATTGATATATAGCAGTGCATTCTCATCTCGGACTCTCGGTGGGAGCCGTCCTGGACCCCCCACAGGAAGGCTACTCCCTATAACTCTTGGTCAG GTTTTTCAACGGATTGACATCTTGAGTAAAGATTTTGATAATATAGCGGAGGTTGAATTAGGTGCTCCATGGCCCCTGCCACCTGTTGAAGTGACTGCCACATTAGCCCACAAATTTGAACTCATAG GATCTGCAAAGATAAAAATCACGTTCGAGAAAACTACTGTAAAGACAACTGGAAACTTGTCACAACTGCCTCCATTAGAGCTACCACGGATTCCAGACAATTTTAGGCCTCCATCAAATACAGGACGTGGTGAATTTGAAGTTACCTATCTCGATGCAGATACCCGCATCACCAGAGGAGACAAAGGCgagattagggtttttgttaTCTCATAA
- the LOC133872652 gene encoding receptor-like kinase TMK4 encodes MGAPTEKAATLGSPFRYLKQRPKGRCFCSKTATQGSPFQHPSSGPLAAASAGISRPGASYPHHSSRNPLPNPTPFRKTRAETTSSPVSTKDPTPLSLSLSLPGLKNISLNNNELQGPFPAFGTSVATVTNNGTNSYCMSTPGPCDSQVTILLEVAAALGYPIKLASSWQGNDACAGWSFITCDSQKKIINVNFGKQGFVGTISPAIANLTSLRTLYLNDNNLTGSIPDNLASLPGLQVLDVSNNNLNRSIPKFTLTVKFNATGNPLLGSPAGPGPGGSSVSTGVIAGIVIAVVIFVVVLLFVSIKCYVGGRHRKFGRVENPENGKEVFKNRIIGGDPPVFEGGNVAISIQVLRQVTNNFSEDNILGRGGSGVVYKGELHDGTKIAVKRMESVAMGSKGMKEFQAEIAVLTKVRHRHLVALLGSCVNGNERFLVFEYMPQGTLTRHLFYWPENGCSPLTWKQRVTIALDVGRGVEYLHSLAQQSFIHRDLKPSNILLGDDMRAKVSDFGLVKNVPDGKDSVETRLAGTFGYLPPEYAASGRVTTKVDVYAYGVVLMELITGRKALDDSVLDEWSDMVTWFRGVLINKENIPKAIDQTLNPDEETMESIYKVAELAGHCTAREPYKRPDMGHAVSILSPLVEQWKPSSQEAEESNGIDLDMSLPQAVTWSLFNVNNKNHSQSF; translated from the exons ATGGGTGCCCCTACAGAAAAAGcggcgacccttgggtcgccgttCCGGTACCTCAAGCAGCGACCGAAAGGCCGCTGCTTCTGCAGTAAaacggcgacccaagggtcgccgtTCCAGCACCCAAGCAGCGGCCCCTTGGCCGCTGCTTCTGCA GGCATAAGTAGGCCAGGAGCCTCGTATCCTCACCACTCCAGCAGAAACCCCCTCCCCAACCCAACACCCTTTCGCAAAACACGCGCAGAGACAACCTCCTCTCCTGTCTCTACAAAAGAtccaacccctctctctctttctctctctctacctggCTTGAAGAATATTTCTTTGAACAACAATGAGCTCCAAGGTCCTTTCCCGGCGTTCGGGACCTCTGTGGCCACGGTCACTAATAATGGTACCAATAGCTACTGCATGAGCACCCCGGGGCCTTGTGATTCACAGGTGACGATATTGCTCGAGGTCGCCGCGGCGTTGGGGTACCCGATCAAGCTAGCCAGTTCTTGGCAAGGTAACGACGCGTGCGCTGGATGGAGTTTCATTACCTGCGATTCGCAGAAGAAGATTATAAACGTGAATTTCGGGAAACAGGGTTTTGTGGGGACAATCTCACCAGCCATTGCGAATCTGACATCGTTAAGGACTTTGTATCTAAATGATAATAACTTGACTGGTTCCATACCGGATAACTTGGCCTCCTTGCCGGGCCTGCAGGTTCTTGACGTTTCGAACAATAACCTTAATAGGTCGATACCGAAATTCACGTTGACGGTGAAGTTCAATGCGACCGGCAATCCGTTGCTTGGGAGTCCAGCCGGACCAGGGCCGGGTGGTAGTTCCGTCTCTACCGGTGTGATTGCTGGTATAGTTATTGCTGTTGTGATTTTCGTTGtggttttgttatttgtttctATTAAATGTTATGTTGGAGGGCGGCATAGGAAGTTTGGAAGGGTGGAGAACCCTGAAAATGGGAAGGAAGTTTTTAAGAATCGCATAATCGGTGGTGATCCTCCAGTTTTTGAGGGCGGAAATGTCGCAATTTCAATCCAAGTTCTTAGACAAGTCACTAACAATTTTAGTGAAGATAACATTTTGGGTAGGGGGGGATCTGGAGTTGTGTACAAAGGAGAATTGCATGATGGGACTAAGATTGCTGTGAAGAGGATGGAATCTGTGGCAATGGGTAGCAAAGGAATGAAAGAATTTCAGGCTGAGATTGCAGTCCTTACTAAAGTTAGGCATAGGCATCTGGTTGCTCTTTTAGGATCCTGTGTCAATGGCAATGAGAGGTTTTTGGTGTTCGAGTATATGCCTCAGGGGACGTTAACACGGCATTTGTTCTATTGGCCTGAGAATGGCTGCTCTCCTCTTACTTGGAAGCAGAGGGTTACAATAGCATTGGATGTGGGACGAGGAGTGGAGTATCTCCACAGCTTAGCTCAACAGAGTTTCATTCATAGAGATTTAAAACCATCCAACATACTTCTTGGGGATGATATGAGGGCCAAGGTTTCGGATTTTGGTTTGGTTAAAAATGTGCCTGATGGGAAGGACTCTGTGGAGACACGTTTGGCTGGGACATTTGGGTATCTCCCACCCGAGTATGCAG CTTCTGGTAGAGTGACAACAAAAGTGGATGTGTATGCTTATGGAGTGGTTTTGATGGAGCTGATTACTGGTAGAAAAGCCCTGGATGATAGTGTGCTAGATGAGTGGTCTGATATGGTCACATGGTTCCGCGGGGTCCTAATAAACAAGGAGAACATACCGAAGGCCATTGATCAAACTCTTAACCCCGACGAAGAGACCATGGAGAGCATATACAAAGTAGCCGAGCTGGCAGGACATTGCACTGCTCGGGAGCCATACAAAAGACCAGATATGGGGCACGCAGTCAGCATCTTAAGTCCTCTGGTGGAGCAGTGGAAACCATCTTCTCAAGAAGCAGAAGAGAGCAATGGCATTGACTTAGACATGAGCCTTCCTCAAGCTGTGACGTGGTCGCTTTTTAACGTCAATAATAAAAACCACTCACAATCTTTTTGA
- the LOC133873645 gene encoding receptor-like kinase TMK4 — protein sequence MGHSRTLLCLSTFILLALSSFTAADDAAVMAELLAALSPVPSGWSASTAPCQWKNVSCNSNDRVTSIVLVSKNLSGTLPSNLGSLTQLISLSLQGNYFSGPLPSLANLSSLQQLYLDNNNFNSIPAGFFQGLKSLKFLFLSSNSNLSPWTIPTELNQATSLVTLAAGTSNLVGPLPDIFDSFPNLKVLDLAFNDLTGPLPKSFGGSGIQNLSLNNQVNGLSGTIDVLSSMTQLNQVWLQENQFTGPIPDLSSLPGLQVLDVSNNNFTGSIPKFASTVKFTATGNPLLGTTTPSSGNGGTSSGSNGTTPSGSPAGTGSGGSSVSTGMIAGIVIAVVIFVVVLLFVWIKCYVGRGHRKFGRVENTENGKEVVKNGIIGGDLPVFEGGNVAISIQVLRQVTNNFSEDNILGSGGSGVVYKGELHDGTKIAVKRMESVAMGSKGMKEFQAEIAVLTKVRHRHLVALLGSCVNGNERFLVFEYMPQGTLTQHLFYWPENGCSPLTWKQRVTIALDVGRGVEYLHSLAQQSFIHRDLKPSNILLGDDMRAKVSDFGLVKNVPDGKDSVETRLAGTFGYLPPEYAATGRVTTKVDVYAYGVVLMELITGRKALDDSVLDDWSDMVTWFRSVLINRENIPKAIDQTLNPDEETMESIYKVAELAGHCTAREPYQRPDMGHAVSILSPLVEQWKPSSQEAEESNGIDLDMTLPQALTASLCNVNNNYNSQSFCNINNKYYSQ from the exons ATGGGTCACTCGAGAACTCTTCTCTGTCTCTCTACCTTCATTCTCCTCGCCCTTTCATCCTTCACCGCCGCCGATGACGCCGCTGTCATGGCCGAGCTCCTCGCCGCCCTCAGCCCCGTCCCGAGCGGCTGGTCCGCCAGCACAGCCCCCTGTCAGTGGAAGAACGTGAGCTGCAACAGCAACGATCGTGTCACATCCATCGTCTTGGTTTCCAAGAATCTCTCGGGCACTCTTCCCTCCAATCTCGGCTCTCTCACCCagctcatctctctctctctccaaggGAACTACTTCTCCGGGCCCCTACCCTCCCTTGCCAACCTCTCGTCTCTTCAACAACTCTACCTTGACAACAACAATTTCAACTCCATCCCCGCCGGCTTCTTCCAAGGACTCAAGAGCCTGAAGTTCTTGTTCCTGAGTTCGAACTCGAATCTTTCACCCTGGACTATCCCCACCGAGTTGAATCAGGCCACTAGCCTGGTCACGCTCGCTGCCGGCACTTCGAATTTGGTTGGGCCCTTACCGGATATCTTCGACTCCTTTCCCAATCTGAAGGTTCTCGATCTTGCATTCAACGATCTCACTGGCCCTTTGCCTAAATCTTTCGGAGGATCTGGGATTCAGAACCTCTCGCTCAACAACCAGGTAAATGGCTTGTCGGGTACCATCGACGTGTTGTCTTCGATGACCCAGTTGAACCAGGTATGGCTCCAGGAGAACCAGTTCACGGGTCCGATCCCAGATTTGTCCTCCTTGCCGGGCCTGCAGGTTCTTGACGTTTCGAACAATAACTTTACAGGGTCGATACCGAAATTCGCGTCGACGGTGAAGTTCACTGCGACTGGCAATCCGTTGCTTGGGACGACTACTCCGAGCTCTGGAAATGGAGGAACATCCTCGGGTTCAAATGGCACAACGCCTAGTGGGAGTCCGGCCGGAACAGGGTCGGGTGGTAGTTCCGTCTCTACCGGTATGATTGCTGGTATAGTTATTGCTGTTGTGATTTTCGTTGtggttttgttatttgtttggatTAAATGTTATGTTGGTAGGGGGCATAGGAAGTTTGGAAGGGTGGAGAACACTGAAAATGGGAAGGAAGTTGTTAAGAATGGCATAATCGGTGGTGATCTTCCTGTTTTCGAGGGCGGAAATGTCGCAATTTCAATCCAAGTTCTTAGACAAGTCACTAACAATTTTAGCGAAGATAACATTTTGGGTAGCGGGGGATCTGGAGTTGTGTACAAAGGAGAATTGCATGATGGGACTAAGATTGCTGTGAAGAGGATGGAATCTGTGGCAATGGGTAGCAAAGGAATGAAAGAATTTCAGGCTGAGATTGCAGTCCTTACTAAAGTTAGGCATAGGCATCTGGTTGCTCTTTTAGGATCCTGTGTCAATGGCAATGAGAGGTTTTTGGTGTTCGAGTATATGCCTCAGGGGACGTTAACACAGCATTTGTTCTATTGGCCTGAGAATGGCTGCTCTCCTCTTACTTGGAAGCAGAGGGTTACAATAGCATTGGATGTGGGACGAGGAGTGGAGTATCTCCACAGCTTAGCTCAACAAAGTTTCATTCATAGAGATTTAAAACCATCCAACATACTTCTTGGGGATGATATGAGGGCCAAGGTTTCGGATTTTGGTTTGGTTAAAAATGTGCCTGATGGGAAGGACTCTGTGGAGACACGTCTGGCTGGGACATTTGGGTATCTCCCACCCGAGTATGCAG CTACCGGTAGAGTGACAACAAAAGTGGATGTTTATGCTTATGGAGTGGTTTTGATGGAGCTGATTACTGGTAGAAAAGCGCTGGATGATAGTGTGCTAGATGACTGGTCTGATATGGTCACATGGTTCCGCAGCGTCCTAATAAACAGGGAGAACATACCGAAGGCCATTGATCAAACTCTTAACCCCGACGAAGAGACCATGGAGAGCATATACAAAGTAGCCGAGCTGGCAGGACATTGCACTGCTCGGGAGCCATACCAAAGACCCGATATGGGGCATGCAGTCAGCATCTTAAGTCCTCTGGTAGAGCAGTGGAAACCATCTTCTCAAGAAGCAGAAGAGAGCAATGGCATTGACTTAGACATGACCCTTCCTCAAGCTCTTACGGCGTCGCTTTGTAACGTCAATAATAATTACAACTCGCAATCTTTTTGTAacatcaataataaatattactcgcaatag
- the LOC133873638 gene encoding kinesin-like protein KIN-10A, producing the protein MAPTPSSKANQTHPTQIKTPQSKLRINFNANKTNPSPNPHAAAKEAPQDHPVEVITRIRDYPDRKEKPVSVLQINSNNHSIRVRADFGYRDFSLDGVSMSEEEDLDVFYKKFVESRINSVKLGDKCTIMMYGPTGSGKSHTMFGCSKQPGIVYRSLRDILGGGEEESDGNDVRGTFVQVTVLEIYNEEIFDLLSSNGGGGLGLGWPKGSTSKVKLEVMGKKAKNAAYISGNEAGKISKEIQKVEKRRIVKSTLCNERSSRSHCLIILNVPTVGGRLMLVDMAGSENIEQAGQVGFEAKMQTAKINQGNIALKRVVESIANGDSHVPFRDSKLTMLLQDSFEDDKSKILMILCASPDPKEIHKTISTLEYGAKAKCIVRGPHTPNKDKIGTEDSSSSVILGSRIAAMDEFIFKLQRENKLREKERNEAHKELLKKEEEVAALRARLELIEGRGSGASEEEINLKVNERAQILKRELEKRLEECQKMTNDFVELERRRMEERILQQQQEVEMLRQRLEEIELELCRSKDASADDSALKDLDGSRFAKRLMGIYTNEDPGMVKSMDLDMDDQEPIVREVKHVGGIVYKPAGIHGILEDQSHLVEDHDVFASKFGDKLCLSTVFEEEEVEEGEDENEERVSDEEVEKEIIEEKRVCVVDQCSPVIRVEQTLNPPSRSPRKRDHLKERLEGRLLGSELISEPENSKESASSRRLRIQNIFTLCGNHRELSQHIRTPTPAKKRSGTIDSQSSPVMKTGEDFIVKNFNKENLEAQKCMPIPDFESKSPAATVEPLSSVKEVNEKKLTESQLNKKQVYNDVASALKENYNPYDGNDAKIEVYVKWEASREIPGKFITTLKVAKDASLADLRKLIEVSLGAADSQAFTFLVIGDANGAPVPREKEGMVQASKLPLCNNQANGRLACLRPAKGIQCPPTHLPPSPLPLRPLENKLPLTPNSCFSHPVDGLSPNLSSTPFITVRRHQLEQL; encoded by the exons atGGCTCCCACGCCATCTTCAAAAGCAAACCAAACCCACCCGACCCAGATCAAGACCCCGCAATCGAAGCTTCGCATTAATTTCAATGCCAACAAAACGAACCCATCTCCGAATCCGCACGCGGCGGCCAAAGAAGCCCCACAAGACCACCCGGTCGAAGTTATCACCCGGATCCGCGACTACCCGGATCGAAAAGAAAAACCCGTATCGGTTTTGCAAATCAATTCCAACAACCATTCTATCCGGGTTCGAGCCGATTTTGGCTACCGGGACTTTAGCCTCGATGGGGTTTCTATGTCTGAAGAAGAGGACCTTGATGTCTTTTACAAAAAGTTCGTGGAGTCGAGAATTAACAGTGTGAAGTTAGGGGACAAGTGCACGATAATGATGTACGGCCCGACTGGTTCGGGCAAGAGTCACACAATGTTCGGGTGCTCGAAGCAGCCGGGGATTGTGTACCGGTCTTTGAGGGATATTCTTGGAGGTGGGGAGGAAGAAAGTGATGGCAATGATGTGCGTGGAACGTTTGTGCAAGTAACGGTCTTGGAGATTTATAACGAAGAAATTTTTGATCTTTTGTCGAGCAACGGTGGAGGAGGATTAGGCCTCGGATGGCCTAAGGGCAGTACATCCAAG GTGAAACTTGAAGTAATGGGGAAAAAGGCAAAGAATGCAGCGTATATTTCAGGAAATGAAGCTGGAAAGATTTCTAAGGAGATACAAAAAGTGGAGAAACGAAGGATTGTTAAAAGCACTCTCTGTAATGAAAGAAGTTCTCGTAGCCACTGCTTG ATAATCCTTAATGTCCCAACAGTGGGAGGACGCCTGATGCTTGTGGACATGGCGGGATCCGAAAATATTGAGCAAGCTGGTCAAGTTGGATTTGAGGCTAAAATGCAG ACAGCAAAGATCAACCAAGGAAACATAGCATTGAAAAGAGTGGTTGAATCCATTGCAAATGGTGATTCCCATGTGCCATTTAGAGATAGCAAATTGACCATGCTTCTGCAG GATTCTTTTGAAGATGACAagtcaaaaattttaatgataCTGTGTGCAAGTCCGGATCCAAAGGAGATACACAAGACGATCTCTACCCTTGAATATGGAGCAAAAGCAAAATGTATTGTCCGTGGCCCTCATACGCCAAATAAGGATAAGATTGGCACTGAAGATTCTTCATCTTCAGTAATTTTAGGATCAAGGATTGCTGCCATGGATGAATTTATCTTTAAGCTACAAAGGGAGAACAAACTCAGAGAGAAAGAGCGAAATGAAGCACACAAAGAGCtcttgaagaaagaagaagaagttgctgCACTTAGAGCTAGACTAGAGCTTATTGAAGGGAGGGGATCAGGGGCAAGTGAGGAGGAGATCAACTTAAAGGTGAATGAGCGGGCTCAGATTCTGAAACGTGAGCTGGAAAAGAGATTGGAGGAGTGCCAGAAAATGACCAATGACTTCGTTGAATTAGAGAGGAGGAGAATGGAAGAAAGGATATTGCAGCAACAACAGGAAGTTGAAATGCTGAGACAGCGGTTGGAAGAGATTGAGTTGGAGTTATGCCGTTCAAAGGATGCAAGTGCTGATGACAGTGCATTAAAGGACTTGGATGGAAGCAGGTTTGCCAAAAGGCTAATGGGGATTTATACCAATGAGGACCCAGGAATGGTAAAATCAATGGACTTGGACATGGATGATCAAGAACCGATTGTTCGTGAGGTGAAGCATGTCGGTGGGATTGTTTACAAACCTGCTGGAATCCATGGAATTTTGGAGGATCAGTCTCATCTAGTGGAGGATCATGATGTTTTTGCGTCAAAATTTGGTGACAAGTTATGTCTGAGCACTGtatttgaggaagaagaagtagaagaaggaGAGGATGAAAATGAAGAGAGAGTGTCAGATGAAGAAGTGGAGAAAGAAATCATAGAGGAGAAGAGGGTCTGCGTGGTTGATCAGTGTAGCCCTGTAATCAGAGTTGAGCAAACACTAAATCCGCCTAGCAGAAGCCCAAGGAAAAGAGACCATCTGAAGGAAAGATTAGAGGGTAGGCTTTTGGGCTCGGAATTAATAAGTGAACCAGAAAATTCTAAGGAATCAGCCTCTTCTAGACGATTGAGAATCCAAAATATATTCACACTTTGTGGGAATCACAGAGAGTTGTCTCAACACATCAGGACCCCAACACCTGCAAAAAAGAGGTCTGGAACCATTGATTCTCAATCATCTCCAGTAATGAAAACTGGGGAGGATTTCATTGTGAAAAATTTCAACAAGGAGAATTTGGAGGCCCAGAAATGCATGCCCATTCCAGATTTTGAATCCAAAAGCCCAGCAGCTACTGTGGAGCCACTTTCATCAGTAAAAGAAGTTAATGAGAAGAAGCTCACAGAATCACAGTTGAACAAGAAGCAAGTGTACAATGATGTGGCTTCGGCTTTGAAGGAGAACTACAATCCATATGATGGCAATGATGCAAAGATTGAAGTGTATGTGAAATGGGAGGCTTCCAGGGAAATTCCTGGGAAGTTCATTACCACGCTAAAGGTGGCAAAGGATGCAAGCCTTGCCGACCTGAGGAAGTTGATTGAAGTCAGTCTTGGTGCAGCAGACAGTCAAGCATTCACTTTTCTCGTGATTGGG GATGCTAATGGAGCTCCAGTTCCAAGAGAGAAGGAAGGAATGGTACAGGCCAGCAAACTTCCACTTTGCAACAACCAGGCGAATGGCCGCTTAGCATGCTTGCGACCAGCAAAGGGAATACAATGTCCTCCTACTCATCTCCCACCAAGCCCGCTTCCATTGAGGCCACTGGAAAATAAATTGCCACTCACCCCAAATTCCTGCTTCTCGCATCCGGTCGACGGTTTATCACCAAACTTGAGTTCTACCCCCTTTATTACTGTTCGAAGGCATCAGTTGGAACAACTTTAG
- the LOC133873617 gene encoding KIN14B-interacting protein At4g14310 gives MSASSARRLKDHGTAGAGVGVSAKPSKTLTPVWISGKNPPVGLQRSSSCGKENPRPASRARDPAQKPVIRPVPRVDKAAASAASVDLGNDSGTRVRWSTSSAPRGRSPSPSELNRVFSDRRVSVGASGGGKGLESGKQRKGFRDLSVKGSEGKSNGVRAFRDRKESFRIGVNSEKRSGLCEDLEMKVEENGKNLNEIRSLENFNGKVNLGSNVIKLNAVGRNFDEKVRDGVGVDEFLKSNEKVVNVGNDVDLCVEGRVESTLDNGKALEIPKDKGLDGNKYPSKLHEKLAFLEGKVKRIASDIKRTKEMLDMNNPDASKIILSDIQDKISGIQKAIVNVGGESDGKIGLSRGAGDGESMIIVQKGKSKEADNIRSSVKGLSSSELEARLFPHHKLLRNRTFLKATSGGSQSHEPHFEGPNCQLKVDSKSFSPIDDNPIAVEFLASLNKEQTKVTIRDGQAGLECCEVQEMDGDTSTGVSDCSNMFNEKCDVELVLTTDERLDEFDDQERIQGAIIGEETEDTCIYQLNEIGCKASTAGWFISEGEAVLLAHDDGSCSFYDIVNCEEKAEYKLPPGVSPDIWRDCWIIRAPGADGCSGKYVVAASAGNGIGPGFCCWDFYSKDVQAFQLEGGATTSRTVLGPLPNNIVHRRNSILDNLVSENQQWWYKPCGPLIISTASCQRGVRIFDIRDGEQIMKWEVQKPVSTMDYSSPLQWRSRGKVVVAEAEAISVWDVNCQSPQALLSVSSSGRKISALHVNNTDAESGGGVRQRVSSSEAEGNDGVFCTPDSINILDFRHPGGVGLKMPKLGVSVQSVFSRGDSVFLGCSNGRSGGRKQPSSQVQQFSLRKQRLFSTYSLPESNAHFHHSALTQVWGNSNLVMGVCGLGLFVFDALRDDPLQSFISDSGNSQNVRDTIGPDDMYSPSFDYSSSRALVISRDRPAMWRHLS, from the exons ATGTCTGCTTCATCGGCTCGCCGGCTCAAGGACCATGGAACTGCCGGCGCAGGCGTCGGCGTCTCTGCCAAGccttccaaaaccctaaccccggTCTGGATCTCCGGCAAAAACCCCCCAGTTGGTTTGCAGAGATCATCATCTTGCGGCAAAGAGAACCCTAGGCCCGCTTCTCGTGCCCGAGACCCGGCCCAGAAACCCGTGATCCGGCCCGTGCCTCGTGTCGACAAGGCCGCCGCCTCCGCCGCGTCTGTGGATCTCGGGAACGACAGCGGCACACGAGTCCGGTGGTCCACGTCGTCGGCGCCGAGAGGTAGGAGCCCTAGCCCTTCTGAGTTGAATAGGGTTTTCTCGGATCGGAGGGTTTCGGTGGGTGCGAGTGGTGGGGGTAAGGGATTGGAGAGTGGAAAGCAGAGGAAGGGGTTTAGGGATTTGAGTGTGAAAGGGAGTGAAGGGAAGTCGAATGGGGTTAGGGCTTTTAGGGATCGTAAAGAAAGTTTTAGAATTGGCGTCAATTCGGAGAAAAGGAGTGGGCTTTGTGAGGATTTGGAGATGAAAGTGGAGGAAAATGGGAAGAATTTGAATGAAATTAGGAGTTTGGAGAACTTTAATGGTAAAGTTAATTTAGGCTCAAATGTGATAAAATTGAATGCTGTTGGTCGCAATTTTGATGAAAAGGTTCGAGATGGTGTTGGGGTTGATGAGTTTTTGAAGTCGAATGAGAAAGTTGTGAACGTTGGAAATGATGTTGATTTGTGTGTGGAGGGGCGTGTTGAGAGCACTTTGGATAATGGGAAGGCTCTGGAGATTCCGAAAGATAAAGGGTTAGATGGTAACAAGTATCCAAGCAAGCTTCATGAGAAGCTTGCGTTTTTGGAAGGGAAAGTGAAGAGGATTGCGTCAGATATTAAGCGGACAAAGGAGATGTTGGATATGAATAACCCGGATGCTTCGAAGATAATACTTTCTGATATTCAGGACAAGATTTCTGGGATTCAGAAGGCAATAGTTAATGTTGGAGGCGAATCAGATGGTAAAATAGGATTGTCGAGAGGAGCTGGTGATGGAGAGAGCATGATTATAGTTCAGAAGGGAAAGAGTAAGGAAGCGGATAATATTAGAAGTTCTGTGAAAGGATTGAGTAGTTCAGAACTAGAAGCTAGACTCTTTCCTCATCATAAGTTGCTCAGAAACCGGACGTTTCTGAAAGCAACATCAGGAGGTTCTCAAAGTCACGAACCTCATTTTGAAGGACCAAATTGTCAGTTAAAGGTGGATAGTAAGTCGTTTAGCCCTATTGATGACAACCCAATAGCAGTGGAGTTCTTAGCTTCCCTGAATAAGGAACAAACTAAAGTCACCATAAGGGACGGGCAGGCTGGTCTGGAATGTTGTGAAGTTCAAGAAATGGATGGTGATACGTCTACAGGAGTATCAGATTGTTCAAATATGTTCAATGAAAAGTGTGATGTTGAGCTAGTTCTCACGACTGACGAGAGACTTGATGAGTTTGATGATCAGGAGAGAATTCAGGGTGCAATAATTGGTGAGGAGACAGAGGATACTTGCATTTATCAGCTGAATGAAATTGGCTGTAAGGCCTCAACAGCAGGATGGTTTATCTCTGAGGGGGAGGCGGTCCTTCTCGCCCATGATGATGGTTCTTGCTCATTTTATGATATTGTTAATTGCGAG GAGAAGGCTGAGTACAAACTTCCGCCAGGAGTCTCACCTGATATATGGAGGGATTGTTGGATAATTCGTGCCCCTGGTGCAGATGGTTGCTCAGGAAAATATGTTGTGGCTGCGTCTGCTGGGAATGGTATTGGTCCAGGCTTTTGCTGTTGGGATTTCTACTCCAAAGATGTGCAAGCTTTCCAACTTGAGGGTGGAGCAACCACTTCAAGAACAGTACTTGGTCCCTTACCAAATAATATTGTACACAGAAGAAATTCTATTCTTGATAATCTGGTCTCGGAAAATCAACAATGGTGGTATAAACCCTGTGGACCTCTTATCATCTCAACTGCCAGCTGTCAGAGAGGTGTGAGAATTTTTGATATCCGTGATGGGGAGCAAATTATGAAATGGGAGGTGCAGAAGCCTGTGTCAACAATGGATTATTCAAGCCCATTACAGTGGAGAAGCAGGGGAAAAGTAGTTGTAGCTGAAGCAGAGGCAATCTCCGTGTGGGATGTGAATTGTCAAAGTCCTCAAGCACTATTATCTGTGTCTTCATCTGGTCGGAAAATTTCTGCTCTTCATGTGAACAATACTGATGCTGAATCAGGTGGTGGGGTTCGTCAAAG AGTAAGTTCGTCAGAAGCAGAAGGAAATGATGGTGTTTTCTGCACCCCGGATTCCATTAATATTTTGGACTTTCGCCACCCAGGTGGTGTAGGTCTGAAGATGCCAAAACTTGGTGTCAGTGTGCAGTCAGTTTTCTCTCGTGGAGATTCTGTCTTTCTTGGCTGCTCTAATGGAAGGTCAGGAGGGAGAAAACAACCTTCTTCACAGGTGCAACAGTTCTCGTTGCGCAAACAAAGGCTATTTAGCACCTACTCATTGCCAGAATCCAATGCACACTTCCACCACTCAGCATTAACACAAGTATGGGGAAATTCAAACCTTGTAATGGGTGTTTGTGGACTGGGGCTATTTGTATTTGATGCCTTGAGGGACGATCCATTGCAGTCTTTCATCAGTGATTCTGGAAACTCTCAAAATGTTAGAGATACCATTGGTCCAGATGACATGTATTCTCCTTCTTTTGATTACTCATCCTCTCGTGCTCTCGTTATATCAAGAGATCGCCCAGCTATGTGGAGGCACTTATCATAG